In candidate division KSB1 bacterium, one genomic interval encodes:
- the rimI gene encoding ribosomal protein S18-alanine N-acetyltransferase: MEWDRGFKIERFELRHVPGALAVERLIFDPPWSEASFRESLQPRFRNWAVLRDEQLIGYLITQWLLGEVYIFNVGVAPDWQRQGIAAKLIGDLIAEAEAAGMREMLLEVRVSNEPALHLYRKYGFTQLLRRRKYYPNGEDAFVMHRRLGGTPEPSPDQKEE, from the coding sequence GTGGAGTGGGATCGCGGATTCAAGATTGAGCGATTTGAGCTCCGCCATGTCCCCGGGGCGTTGGCCGTCGAGCGTCTGATTTTTGATCCGCCCTGGAGCGAAGCGTCCTTTCGGGAGTCGTTGCAGCCGCGCTTTCGCAATTGGGCGGTGCTTCGGGACGAGCAGCTCATCGGCTACCTGATCACTCAGTGGTTGTTGGGTGAGGTGTACATCTTCAACGTTGGCGTCGCGCCGGACTGGCAGCGGCAGGGCATCGCCGCGAAACTGATCGGCGACTTGATTGCTGAGGCGGAAGCGGCCGGTATGCGGGAGATGCTGCTCGAAGTCCGCGTATCGAACGAACCGGCGCTCCATTTGTATCGCAAGTACGGATTCACGCAGCTCCTGCGCAGGCGCAAGTATTACCCGAACGGTGAAGATGCATTCGTGATGCACCGTCGGCTCGGCGGGACGCCCGAACCGTCCCCGGACCAGAAGGAGGAATGA